From the Lathyrus oleraceus cultivar Zhongwan6 chromosome 4, CAAS_Psat_ZW6_1.0, whole genome shotgun sequence genome, one window contains:
- the LOC127138428 gene encoding probable LRR receptor-like serine/threonine-protein kinase At2g24230 gives MGLGVFGSVLVLTFLFKHLASQQPNTDEFFVSEFLKKMGLSSSSKVYDFSSSVCSWKGVSCDANKQHVIELSFSGIGLTGPIPETTLGKLNNLQSLDLSRNKITALPSDFWSLTSLKRLNLSSNQISGSLTNNIGNFGLLETIDLSKNSFSEEIPEALSSLKSLKVLKLAHNMFVKSIPSGILKCQSLVSIDLSANQLNGTLPHGFGDAFPNLRTLNLAENDIFGGVSDFSGLKSIVSLNISGNSFQGSVTDVFVLKLEVLDLSRNQFQGHISQVNYYNWYHLVYLDLSENRLSGEIFQNFNGTPNLKHLNLACNRFSTQKFPQIEMLLGLEYLNLSKTSLVGHIPDGISQLGNLNALDLSMNHLDGRIPLLVNKHLQIIDLSHNNLSGPVPQIVLKNLPKTKNYNFSYNNLTLCASEIRPEILQTYFYGSVNSCPIAANPGLFKRRRRDTNRKGMKLALALTLSMVLALAGVLFLAFGCRRKQKMWEVKQSSYREEQNVSGPFSFQTDSTTWVADVKQATSVPVVIFEKPLLNITFADLLSATSNFDRGTLLAEGKFGPVYRGFLPGNIHVAVKVLAVGSTLTDEEAARELEFLGRIKHPNLVPLTGYCLAGDQRIAIYDYMENGNLQNLLYDLPLGVQSTDDWSTDTWEEAADSNGIQNVGSEGLLTTWRFRHKIALGTARALAFLHHGCSPPITHRAVKASSVYLDYDLEPRLSDFGLAKIFGSGLDEEIARGSPGYVPPEFSQPEFESPTPKSDVYCFGVVLFELLTGKKPVEDDYSDDKEATSLVSWARGLVRKNQTSRAIDPKIRDTGLDEQMEEAIKIGYLCTADLPFKRPTMQQIVGLLKDIEPTTN, from the coding sequence ATGGGTTTAGGAGTATTTGGATCTGTTCTGGTTTTGACATTTTTGTTCAAGCATTTAGCTTCTCAACAACCAAACACTGATGAGTTTTTTGTATCTGAGTTTTTGAAGAAAATGGGTTTATCATCATCCTCAAAAGTTTATGACTTTTCATCTTCTGTTTGTTCATGGAAAGGTGTTTCCTGTGATGCAAATAAACAACATGTTATTGAGTTGAGTTTTTCTGGTATTGGACTCACTGGTCCTATTCCTGAAACAACTTTAGGAAAACTCAACAATCTTCAATCTTTGGATCTTAGCAGAAACAAAATCACTGCTTTGCCTTCTGATTTTTGGAGTTTAACCTCTCTCAAGAGGCTTAACCTTTCTTCCAATCAGATTTCAGGTTCTTTGACTAACAACATTGGAAACTTTGGTTTACTTGAAACCATTGATTTGTCAAAAAACAGTTTCTCTGAGGAAATTCCTGAAGCTTTGAGTTCTCTTAAGAGTTTGAAAGTTCTCAAACTTGCACACAACATGTTTGTTAAAAGTATTCCTTCAGGGATTCTCAAATGTCAGTCTTTAGTTTCAATTGATCTTTCGGCAAATCAGTTGAATGGAACACTTCCACATGGTTTTGGTGATGCTTTTCCTAATCTTAGGACATTGAACCTTGCAGAGAATGATATCTTTGGTGGTGTCTCAGATTTTTCAGGGTTGAAATCTATTGTGAGTCTTAACATATCAGGAAATTCATTTCAGGGTTCTGTTACAGATGTTTTTGTGTTAAAGTTGGAGGTTTTGGACCTTAGCAGAAACCAATTTCAAGGTCACATTTCTCAGGTAAACTACTACAATTGGTATCATTTAGTTTATCTTGATTTGTCGGAGAATCGGCTTAGTGGTGAAATTTTCCAAAACTTTAATGGCACGCCGAATTTAAAGCACCTTAATCTTGCATGCAATAGATTTTCAACACAGAAATTCCCACAGATTGAAATGCTATTAGGATTGGAATATCTGAACTTGTCGAAAACTAGTCTTGTTGGTCACATTCCCGACGGAATCTCGCAGCTTGGTAATTTGAATGCACTTGATCTTTCTATGAATCATCTTGATGGGAGAATTCCTTTACTTGTGAATAAACACCTCCAAATTATTGATCTTTCGCACAACAATTTGAGTGGACCGGTACCTCAAATTGTCTTAAAGAATCTCCCAAAGACAAAGAATTACAACTTCTCTTACAATAACTTAACCCTCTGTGCTTCAGAAATCAGACCTGAGATCCTTCAAACATATTTCTACGGGTCGGTTAACAGTTGTCCAATCGCTGCGAATCCGGGTCTTttcaaaagaagaagaagagacaCTAACCGCAAGGGAATGAAGCTAGCTCTTGCATTAACCCTCTCAATGGTATTAGCACTTGCCGGTGTTTTGTTTCTAGCATTCGGTTGCAGAAGGAAACAGAAAATGTGGGAAGTGAAACAAAGTTCATACAGAGAAGAACAGAATGTCTCCGGTCCATTTTCGTTCCAAACTGATTCAACAACGTGGGTTGCTGATGTCAAACAAGCAACATCAGTTCCAGTAGTAATCTTTGAAAAGCCGTTGTTGAATATAACTTTTGCAGACCTCTTATCTGCAACTTCGAATTTCGATAGAGGTACCCTCTTGGCTGAAGGAAAGTTTGGACCTGTTTATAGAGGTTTTCTACCTGGAAATATCCATGTAGCAGTCAAAGTTTTGGCTGTTGGTTCTACATTAACAGATGAAGAAGCCGCAAGAGAGCTTGAGTTTCTCGGTAGAATCAAGCACCCTAATCTAGTTCCTTTAACCGGTTATTGTTTAGCCGGTGATCAAAGGATTGCTATATATGATTACATGGAGAATGGGAACTTGCAAAATCTTCTCTATGATTTGCCGCTTGGGGTTCAAAGCACTGATGATTGGAGCACCGACACATGGGAAGAAGCTGCTGACAGTAATGGAATTCAGAATGTTGGTTCTGAAGGATTACTCACAACTTGGAGATTTCGACACAAAATCGCGCTTGGAACTGCAAGAGCATTGGCATTTCTGCATCACGGTTGTTCTCCTCCAATAACTCATAGAGCTGTTAAAGCTAGCAGTGTTTATTTGGATTATGATTTGGAGCCAAGGTTGTCTGATTTTGGTCTTGCCAAGATTTTCGGAAGTGGTTTGGACGAAGAGATTGCTCGTGGTTCGCCCGGTTATGTTCCGCCGGAGTTTTCTCAACCAGAATTTGAGTCACCAACACCGAAATCTGATGTATATTGTTTTGGTGTTGTTCTGTTTGAGCTATTAACCGGAAAGAAACCGGTTGAAGATGATTATAGTGATGACAAAGAAGCAACGAGTTTGGTTAGTTGGGCTAGAGGACTTGTAAGGAAGAATCAAACTTCAAGAGCTATTGATCCGAAAATTCGCGATACGGGATTGGACGAACAAATGGAGGAGGCTATAAAGATTGGATATCTATGCACAGCTGATTTACCTTTCAAGAGACCAACCATGCAGCAGATAGTTGGACTTCTAAAGGATATTGAACCTACAACTAACTAG